From a region of the Actinopolymorpha singaporensis genome:
- a CDS encoding sugar transferase, which yields MAEESMPNAGVGENGAVVGARWVMGFHGAVGGSTFEAGQFASLREVALSRRSMGFGRIDVLTELPGRSGWVTPTSGSGAVHAGSGRSRVGDELGPLVSGQAYREAPRAAEETIPSRSSGESLAAYLDRRLADAPYVYLPNRGRAYAISKRLIDLVGAAILLLVSAPIMIALAILIRLDSPGPAIFRQTRVTRGGRVFTFFKFRTMYVDARERFPELYRYHLSEDRRDNTYYKLADDPRNTRVGRWLRRTTLDELPNLFNVLRGEMSLVGPRPDLPELVVFYRPEELACLFTKAGLTGLAQVAGRSFLTIRERLTLDMRYVAQQTLMLDLRILWRTVIVVLLGRGAF from the coding sequence ATGGCTGAGGAATCCATGCCCAACGCGGGCGTGGGCGAAAACGGTGCTGTCGTCGGCGCGCGTTGGGTAATGGGGTTTCACGGTGCAGTCGGCGGATCGACCTTCGAGGCGGGCCAATTCGCGTCATTACGAGAGGTCGCGCTTTCACGACGGTCGATGGGGTTCGGGCGCATCGATGTGCTTACCGAACTGCCCGGGAGATCGGGGTGGGTGACGCCGACAAGTGGCAGTGGTGCGGTGCACGCAGGGTCCGGAAGGAGCCGTGTCGGGGACGAGCTGGGCCCGTTGGTCAGTGGGCAAGCGTACCGAGAAGCGCCTCGCGCTGCCGAAGAGACAATTCCGAGCAGAAGCTCCGGTGAGTCTCTGGCTGCCTATCTGGATCGCCGACTGGCCGACGCGCCCTACGTGTATCTGCCGAACCGCGGCCGTGCGTACGCCATTTCCAAGCGGCTCATCGATCTGGTCGGTGCAGCAATTCTGCTGCTGGTCAGTGCGCCGATCATGATCGCACTGGCGATTCTGATCCGACTTGACTCACCCGGTCCGGCCATATTTCGGCAGACCCGGGTGACCCGGGGTGGCCGCGTGTTCACCTTCTTCAAGTTCCGCACCATGTACGTTGATGCCCGAGAGCGGTTTCCGGAGCTCTATCGATACCACTTGAGTGAGGACCGCCGGGACAACACGTATTACAAACTGGCAGATGATCCGCGCAACACCAGGGTTGGCCGCTGGTTGCGCCGGACGACTCTCGACGAGCTCCCCAACCTGTTCAACGTGTTACGCGGAGAAATGAGCCTGGTGGGGCCGCGTCCCGACCTTCCGGAACTCGTGGTCTTCTACCGTCCGGAGGAGTTGGCCTGCCTGTTCACCAAAGCCGGGCTTACCGGCTTGGCACAGGTGGCCGGCCGCAGCTTCCTGACGATCCGTGAGCGCCTGACCCTGGACATGCGCTACGTGGCGCAGCAGACGCTCATGCTGGACCTGAGGATTCTCTGGCGCACCGTCATCGTCGTCCTGCTCGGACGTGGGGCCTTCTGA